A stretch of the Salvia splendens isolate huo1 unplaced genomic scaffold, SspV2 ctg918, whole genome shotgun sequence genome encodes the following:
- the LOC121791804 gene encoding uncharacterized protein LOC121791804 isoform X1, with the protein MAWRGSLSRSLMSAARASTPRSSPPHATLRTLRSPPLSSSRLNSRRFSFSNPSTLGELGCAQSLLSLHRTVAGTRLTSHLADNVRAFCELSHGTLCRSCQDR; encoded by the exons ATGGCTTGGCGCGGTTCGCTTTCCCGATCGCTGATGTCCGCCGCTAGGGCTTCCACTCCCCGCTCATCGCCGCCGCACGCTACCCTACGCACCCTGCGTTCTCCTCCTCTTTCTTCATCTCGCCTCAATTCACGCCGCTTCTCCTTCTCCAATCCCAG CACACTGGGGGAGCTGGGATGCGCCCAGTCACTATTGTCACTGCATAGGACAGTGGCAGGAACACGGTTGACATCTCATTTGGCTGACAATGTGCGAGCTTTCTGTGAGCTGTCCCATGGTACCCTCTGCCGTTCTTGTCAAGATCGCTAA
- the LOC121791803 gene encoding uncharacterized protein LOC121791803 — protein MVRPQKTQSDRKPVKVATVFIRQYDGAEAITYGETVNVSTLYLQGYQGNLKWEYTSLLHHELTHVFQWDGEGQDYMILASNYYPEGFASRGMGQRWDQGYDFTARFLEYCEGLKPGFVAALNKKMRHNFSESFFVELLGKPVAQLWSEYKAKYGNIHSTVLKKNKLNN, from the exons atggttcgacca CAAAAAACCCAATCCGACAGGAAACCAGTGAAAGTGGCCACAGTTTTCATCCGGCAATACGACGGCGCAGAGGCCATAACCTACGGCGAGACCGTCAACGTCAGTACACTCTACTTACAAGGGTACCAAGGGAACCTCAAATGGGAGTACACATCTCTCCTCCACCACGAGCTCACGCATGTTTTCCAGTGGGACGGTGAGGGGCAGGATTACATGATACTTGCGTCCAACTATTATCCCGAGGGATTCGCGAGTCGCGGGATGGGGCAGAGGTGGGACCAGGGCTATGATTTCACGGCGAGGTTCTTGGAGTATTGTGAGGGGCTGAAACCGGGGTTTGTGGCGGCGTTGAATAAGAAGATGAGGCATAATTTTTCTGAGAGTTTCTTTGTGGAGTTGTTGGGGAAGCCGGTGGCGCAGCTATGGTCGGAGTATAAGGCTAAATATGGGAATATTCATTCTACTGTTTTAAAGAAGAATAAATTGAATAATTGA
- the LOC121791804 gene encoding uncharacterized protein LOC121791804 isoform X2 gives MAWRGSLSRSLMSAARASTPRSSPPHATLRTLRSPPLSSSRLNSRRFSFSNPSTLGELGCAQSLLSLHRTVAGTRLTSHLADNVRAFCELSHGT, from the exons ATGGCTTGGCGCGGTTCGCTTTCCCGATCGCTGATGTCCGCCGCTAGGGCTTCCACTCCCCGCTCATCGCCGCCGCACGCTACCCTACGCACCCTGCGTTCTCCTCCTCTTTCTTCATCTCGCCTCAATTCACGCCGCTTCTCCTTCTCCAATCCCAG CACACTGGGGGAGCTGGGATGCGCCCAGTCACTATTGTCACTGCATAGGACAGTGGCAGGAACACGGTTGACATCTCATTTGGCTGACAATGTGCGAGCTTTCTGTGAGCTGTCCCATG